A window of Auraticoccus monumenti contains these coding sequences:
- a CDS encoding L-rhamnose mutarotase: MVVTLHSVVREGLELDYDREHRVIPDDLVEDFARFGITGWEIWRVGRHLFHRVECEDWDRANEALAGSAANRRWQQHINQVVDHFDPVDERGVPQPLDRVWSLSEQRDG, translated from the coding sequence ATGGTCGTGACCCTGCACTCGGTCGTCCGCGAGGGGCTGGAGCTGGACTACGACCGGGAGCACCGGGTGATTCCCGACGACCTCGTGGAGGACTTCGCCCGCTTCGGCATCACCGGGTGGGAGATCTGGCGGGTGGGGCGGCACCTGTTCCACCGCGTCGAGTGCGAGGACTGGGACAGGGCGAACGAGGCGCTGGCCGGCTCGGCGGCGAACCGGCGGTGGCAGCAGCACATCAACCAGGTGGTCGACCACTTCGACCCGGTGGACGAGCGCGGCGTGCCGCAGCCGCTGGACCGGGTCTGGAGCCTCTCGGAGCAGCGCGACGGATGA
- a CDS encoding glycogen debranching N-terminal domain-containing protein → MTSRQPFLHDQLVVLRAPSQVWSARSGEVGRSGGGSGAAVQGAWLGDTRYLRALWLRVDGVAPEHVATVPLGPSVVQLEGMLRDLGDPGADVDVRVSTVREVGIAGVTETVRITSRLDRVVTAVVELSVVPDATGMDAARAGLGPAPAGPVELDDEGARWTSGSVEVALSAPGARVEVDSDTVTARWEVEVPARGSTEVVLRLHGEHPGAVVLGVERPASFGAPEPAPTDDRLARWLQQALADLEALRLRRPGGADVFMAAGAPWFLTLFGRDSIWAARFLLPLDRGLEVAGGTLRVLAALQGAETDPATAEQPGKIMHELRQQPLVLHGGGFTLPPLYYGTIDATALWVCLLHDAWRHGLPEDQVQALLPHLEAALVWLREHGDSDGDGLLEYVDETGQGLANQGWKDSGDSVQFRDGRLAEGPIALCEVQAYAYEAATHGADLLEAFGRPGAAESRAWAARLADRFREAFWVSDEDGPYPAIALDAAKRPVDSLTSNIGHLLGTGLLDAEEEALVAGRLVDPVLAEGFGLRTLSSLDTGFWPLSYHGGSVWTHDTAIAVTGLARAGFHAEAALLAEGLLAAAPAFDHRMPELHAGDARRVSPTPVPYPAACRPQAWSAAAAVAVWSALAGTA, encoded by the coding sequence ATGACGTCACGCCAACCGTTCCTGCACGACCAGCTCGTGGTGCTGCGCGCGCCCTCGCAGGTGTGGTCGGCCCGGAGCGGCGAGGTAGGCCGGAGCGGCGGGGGCAGCGGCGCCGCCGTGCAGGGCGCCTGGCTGGGTGATACCCGCTACCTGCGGGCGCTGTGGCTGCGGGTCGACGGTGTCGCCCCCGAGCACGTGGCGACCGTCCCGCTGGGGCCGTCGGTGGTGCAGCTGGAGGGGATGCTGCGCGACCTCGGCGACCCGGGCGCCGACGTCGACGTCCGCGTCTCCACCGTCCGCGAGGTCGGCATCGCCGGGGTCACCGAGACGGTGCGGATCACCTCGCGGCTGGACCGGGTGGTCACGGCCGTGGTGGAGCTCTCGGTCGTCCCCGACGCCACCGGCATGGACGCCGCCAGGGCCGGCCTCGGGCCGGCGCCGGCCGGGCCGGTCGAGCTGGACGACGAGGGGGCGCGCTGGACCTCCGGGTCGGTCGAGGTGGCGCTGTCCGCCCCCGGCGCCCGCGTCGAGGTGGACTCGGACACGGTGACCGCCCGCTGGGAGGTGGAGGTGCCGGCCCGCGGGTCGACGGAGGTGGTGCTCCGGCTGCACGGGGAGCACCCGGGGGCGGTGGTGCTCGGGGTGGAGCGACCGGCGTCGTTCGGGGCCCCCGAGCCCGCACCGACCGACGACCGGCTGGCGCGCTGGCTGCAGCAGGCCCTGGCGGACCTGGAGGCGCTCCGGCTTCGTCGTCCGGGTGGTGCGGACGTATTCATGGCTGCGGGGGCGCCGTGGTTCCTGACCCTGTTCGGCCGCGACTCGATCTGGGCGGCGCGCTTCCTGCTGCCCCTGGACCGGGGGCTGGAGGTGGCCGGCGGGACGCTCCGGGTGCTGGCTGCCCTGCAGGGCGCGGAGACGGACCCGGCCACGGCCGAGCAGCCCGGCAAGATCATGCACGAGCTCCGTCAGCAGCCACTGGTGCTGCACGGCGGGGGCTTCACCCTCCCCCCGCTCTACTACGGCACCATCGACGCCACCGCGCTGTGGGTCTGCCTGCTGCACGACGCGTGGCGCCACGGGCTGCCCGAGGACCAGGTGCAGGCGCTGCTGCCGCACCTGGAGGCCGCGCTGGTGTGGCTGCGCGAGCACGGCGACTCCGACGGCGACGGCCTGCTGGAGTACGTCGACGAGACCGGCCAGGGGCTGGCCAACCAGGGCTGGAAGGACAGCGGCGACAGCGTCCAGTTCCGTGACGGCCGGCTGGCCGAGGGCCCGATCGCGTTGTGCGAGGTGCAGGCCTACGCCTACGAGGCCGCCACCCACGGGGCCGACCTGCTCGAGGCGTTCGGACGTCCGGGGGCGGCAGAGAGCCGGGCGTGGGCGGCTCGGTTGGCCGACCGCTTCCGCGAGGCGTTCTGGGTGAGCGACGAGGACGGCCCCTACCCCGCGATCGCCCTGGACGCGGCCAAGCGGCCGGTGGACTCCCTGACCAGCAACATCGGGCACCTGCTGGGCACCGGTCTGCTCGACGCCGAGGAGGAGGCGCTGGTGGCGGGTCGGCTGGTCGACCCGGTGCTCGCCGAGGGCTTCGGGCTCCGCACCCTCTCCTCGCTCGACACCGGCTTCTGGCCGCTGTCCTACCACGGCGGGTCGGTGTGGACCCACGACACCGCGATCGCCGTGACCGGGCTGGCCCGGGCCGGGTTCCACGCCGAGGCCGCGCTGCTGGCCGAGGGGTTGCTGGCCGCGGCCCCCGCCTTCGACCACCGGATGCCGGAGCTGCACGCCGGGGACGCCCGCCGCGTCTCACCCACCCCGGTCCCCTACCCCGCCGCCTGCCGGCCGCAGGCCTGGTCCGCGGCCGCGGCCGTGGCGGTGTGGTCCGCGCTCGCGGGCACCGCCTGA
- a CDS encoding metallophosphoesterase family protein translates to MSAEQIGVVSDVHGNLTAYRAVLDDLERRGVTRVLNLGDVAGKGPRGSACVALTRERCEVTVRGNWDVFLSRPAEERWESSSWWSEELTGEDRAWLAALPNSHDLVLSGRRVRLFHASATSEFHRVHARHTAEQFAGMFVSNDFTGPGPDPTVVGYGDVHDAFVEVVGDRTLFNAGSVGNALDEPSAAYVLLTGVPDADDGPFDLEVVRLDYDVEAEIAGTRSTGMPETDAYAIELRTAIYRSHHRTLGLVAG, encoded by the coding sequence GTGAGCGCGGAGCAGATCGGGGTCGTCTCGGACGTCCACGGCAACCTGACCGCCTACCGGGCGGTGCTGGACGACCTCGAGCGCCGCGGCGTCACCCGGGTGCTCAACCTGGGCGACGTGGCGGGCAAGGGCCCGCGGGGCTCGGCCTGCGTGGCCCTGACCCGGGAGCGGTGCGAGGTCACGGTCCGCGGGAACTGGGACGTCTTCCTCAGCCGGCCCGCCGAGGAGCGCTGGGAGTCCTCGAGCTGGTGGAGCGAGGAGCTGACCGGCGAGGACCGCGCCTGGCTGGCGGCGCTGCCCAACAGCCACGACCTGGTGCTGAGCGGCCGCAGGGTCCGGTTGTTCCACGCCTCGGCGACCAGCGAGTTCCACCGCGTGCACGCCCGGCACACGGCAGAGCAGTTCGCCGGCATGTTCGTCAGCAACGACTTCACCGGCCCCGGACCCGACCCGACCGTGGTCGGCTACGGCGACGTCCACGACGCCTTCGTCGAGGTGGTCGGCGACCGCACCCTGTTCAACGCCGGCAGCGTCGGCAACGCCCTGGACGAGCCGTCGGCCGCCTACGTCCTCCTCACGGGCGTGCCCGACGCCGACGACGGTCCCTTCGACCTGGAGGTCGTGCGGCTCGACTACGACGTCGAGGCCGAGATCGCCGGGACTCGCTCCACCGGCATGCCCGAGACCGACGCGTACGCCATCGAGCTCCGCACGGCCATCTACCGCAGCCACCACCGGACCCTCGGCCTCGTCGCCGGCTGA
- a CDS encoding CGNR zinc finger domain-containing protein gives MQMETWDGTPEELVLEVLNTTPTVDGTQRDLLSGEEGAALVRRWGGTGEGDRRNLVAARDAVQQIVTTGRTDVDLHALLDEVVQRPRLGTDGLTWRLDAPPAAVLALEFLATWTRLTTEHPGRLRRCANDECSRYLLDRSNANARQWCSMSSCGNRMKARRHHRRSAARG, from the coding sequence ATGCAGATGGAGACCTGGGACGGCACGCCGGAGGAGCTGGTGCTGGAGGTGCTGAACACGACGCCCACCGTCGACGGCACCCAGCGCGACCTGCTGTCCGGCGAGGAGGGGGCGGCCCTGGTGCGGCGCTGGGGTGGGACGGGTGAGGGTGACCGGCGCAACCTGGTGGCGGCCCGCGACGCCGTCCAGCAGATCGTGACGACCGGTCGGACCGACGTCGACCTCCACGCTCTGCTCGACGAGGTGGTGCAGCGCCCGCGGCTGGGGACTGACGGACTGACCTGGCGACTGGACGCCCCGCCCGCCGCCGTGCTGGCCCTGGAGTTCCTCGCTACCTGGACCCGTCTCACGACCGAGCACCCCGGCCGGCTCCGGCGCTGCGCCAACGACGAGTGCTCGCGCTACCTGCTGGACCGCAGCAACGCCAACGCGCGGCAGTGGTGCTCGATGAGCAGCTGCGGGAACCGGATGAAGGCCCGTCGGCACCACCGCCGGAGCGCGGCCCGGGGCTGA